One genomic region from Streptomyces venezuelae encodes:
- a CDS encoding AI-2E family transporter, with translation MSRLPGWLARLGEGLSRMGERLDERRAEAEREEPLGPPYESGAGRGETTVPAPERPADADTDPDTAPPVPTAAPVLGVDDKDGTGRSVPAPPSYAPAVAARPDPVAAIPWGMRVAAEASWRLLVFAGTLWVLMKVISSVQLVVLAFVAALLVTALLQPTVARLRTMGLPRGLATAVTAVSGFIVMGLVGWFVVWQVMDNVDNLSDQVKDGIEELKLGLLNSPFHVTEQQINAIAKNLSDSVGTNAEQITQVGLQGVTVVVETLTGILLAMFSTLFLLYDGKKVWEWTLKLVPAQARPGVAGAGPRAWRTLTAYVRGTVLVALIDAVFIGLGLYFLDVPMAVPLAVFIFLFAFIPLVGAVISGALAVVVALVTNGLFTALMVLVVVLAVQQIEGHVLQPFILGRAVRVHPLAVVLAVAAGGLIAGIGGAVVAVPLVAVSNTVVGYLRAYSTEQALRSTPEPRGATAFAVAPTPAPGSAGDKGEKRT, from the coding sequence GCGCGGCTGGGCGAGGGCCTGAGCCGCATGGGCGAACGCCTGGACGAGCGCAGGGCCGAGGCGGAACGCGAAGAGCCGCTCGGGCCGCCGTACGAGAGCGGGGCCGGGCGCGGGGAGACGACCGTCCCCGCACCTGAGCGGCCCGCCGACGCGGACACCGACCCCGACACCGCCCCGCCCGTCCCGACGGCCGCTCCGGTCCTGGGGGTCGACGACAAGGACGGAACCGGCCGCTCCGTCCCCGCGCCTCCCTCGTACGCCCCCGCCGTCGCCGCCCGCCCCGACCCCGTCGCCGCGATCCCCTGGGGCATGCGCGTGGCGGCGGAGGCGAGTTGGCGGCTCCTCGTCTTCGCGGGCACGCTCTGGGTGCTGATGAAGGTGATCAGCTCCGTCCAGCTCGTCGTCCTCGCCTTCGTCGCCGCGCTGCTCGTCACCGCCCTGCTCCAGCCCACCGTCGCCCGGCTCCGCACCATGGGCCTGCCGCGCGGACTCGCCACCGCCGTCACCGCGGTATCCGGCTTCATCGTGATGGGTCTGGTCGGCTGGTTCGTGGTCTGGCAGGTCATGGACAACGTCGACAACCTGTCCGACCAGGTCAAGGACGGCATCGAGGAGCTCAAGCTCGGGCTGCTCAACAGCCCCTTCCACGTGACCGAGCAGCAGATCAACGCGATCGCGAAGAACCTCAGCGACTCCGTCGGAACCAACGCCGAGCAGATCACGCAGGTCGGGCTCCAGGGCGTCACGGTCGTCGTCGAGACGCTCACCGGCATCCTGCTCGCCATGTTCTCGACGCTCTTCCTGCTCTACGACGGGAAGAAGGTCTGGGAGTGGACGCTCAAGCTCGTCCCCGCCCAGGCCCGGCCCGGCGTCGCAGGGGCGGGACCGCGCGCCTGGCGCACCCTCACCGCCTATGTGCGCGGCACGGTGCTCGTCGCCCTGATCGACGCGGTCTTCATCGGCCTCGGCCTCTACTTCCTCGACGTGCCGATGGCCGTGCCGCTCGCCGTCTTCATCTTCCTCTTCGCCTTCATCCCGCTCGTCGGCGCGGTGATCTCCGGAGCCCTCGCGGTCGTCGTCGCCCTCGTCACCAACGGCCTGTTCACCGCGCTCATGGTGCTCGTCGTCGTCCTCGCCGTGCAGCAGATCGAGGGCCATGTGCTCCAGCCCTTCATCCTCGGCCGCGCGGTGCGGGTCCACCCGCTGGCCGTCGTCCTCGCGGTCGCGGCCGGCGGTCTGATCGCGGGCATCGGCGGTGCCGTGGTCGCCGTCCCGCTGGTGGCCGTGTCCAACACGGTGGTCGGCTACCTGCGCGCCTACAGCACCGAACAGGCCTTGCGCAGCACACCGGAACCGCGCGGCGCGACCGCGTTCGCAGTGGCCCCGACCCCGGCCCCGGGATCGGCGGGCGACAAGGGGGAGAAGCGCACGTGA